One genomic window of Solanum stenotomum isolate F172 chromosome 9, ASM1918654v1, whole genome shotgun sequence includes the following:
- the LOC125875544 gene encoding uncharacterized protein LOC125875544 produces the protein MEEYTSQVSEEIHTDVLSKARISCYKARDAFYSCLVNKSDKKPTEIGTVGLLYPVDCNKTRQEYVKQCRPTWVKHFDRQYCSKKKVQRHLDDNESRRGPLSLPQPYTFKPPCSCR, from the exons ATGGAAGAGTATACATCACAAGTCAGTGAAGAAATTCACACCGATGTTCTCAGCAAAGCTCGAATCTCTTGCTACAAG GCGAGAGATGCGTTCTACTCATGCCTGGTGAATAAATCAGACAAGAAGCCTACTGAAATCGGGACTGTTGGGCtgttatacccagttgattgcAACAAAACTAGGCAGGAATATGTGAAGCAATGCAGACCCACTTGG GTGAAGCATTTTGATAGGCAGTACTGTTCTAAGAAGAAAGTTCAGAGACATTTGGATGATAATGAGTCGAGGAGAGGTCCGTTGTCACTTCCACAGCCTTATACCTTCAAACCCCCTTGTTCTTGTAGATGA